In Festucalex cinctus isolate MCC-2025b chromosome 1, RoL_Fcin_1.0, whole genome shotgun sequence, the sequence atcaaaaaaagttttgtatattttttttctgtcctggATGAGATTTATGAATGCACTCATGACTTCATGTCTCAAGCTACTACTGTCTatggcatttaaatattgtgacataAAACCaaacgttaaaaaacaaaaaaaaaagtcacgtatAGTAAAGACACACAACTTGGTGTGAAATTTAGCACTACGACTGATTGTTTTGGAGATTCATTTAGTAAGCAAGCtttaatatgtatatttttattcaaaaacaGGACACTATTTCAAACTGCAAAATTCATAAATGTTAAGTTACTGGTTTGATCTTTAGCAtcagaatatttactgttgaggcTGAAATTccaaggatttggacaattttgccTCGAACATGATTACCAAAATAAGAGACTACTGGTagttggtcaattgattagctgtTAATTGTATCTAGTGAAATTATTTGGAATGGTAACGAGCGATTAAAAGGGATAATTGACACATTtagtcattgtaatttgatatttttgtctataatatTCTTCATgatcaattaataccttttaaaacctCATTTTGCCACtcactgtcgactgaagatgacatcatgcaTGCTCAGTACACGGGTAAACAACAAACCATGGCACAgtttgaccaaacccagaaaacaggtgagtcgtaATTTTGGCCATTACCTATTTCTTCAGCACAGTCTCCAGTCAAcctcaagtggaaaaatgtgttttcaaggAATTAATTGTACATGCAACGTCATGAcgttattaaattaattctggacaaaatattaacttttattgCTGAAGTGAGTTGTTTAAGATCCAGGATTATTGCTAACAGATACAATAcctttgccatctagtggaggaGCAttgaattgttctgcctgtcacagggttgggaaacactgcagtCATTCAACATGTAGAATTTTCTTGAATTGATGGATTTAAGTCAGCTTTTAAGCTGCCTTCTTCCCGAAATGTGTTTGTTGAACAATAACCATTTCCCCCCATAACTACcaaattatacggtaaacttttctttttttttttttttgctcttatgTCAATTTTGTGTTagttaaaaacaaccattttcGATCATTTGTTCTGTGTAATGAGGGGCCACAtttgaatttcaacattttaatgTCATCACAGGAGCTCATACTGGGCAGCATGTAGCAAACACTGATTTAACCCCGACCCAAACACCAGAAAGAACCGAATGAAGCTGCAGCTTCTGTCACAGTAAGAAAAATACAACCCTATTGTAAAAATAGACACCACTTTAGTTTTTGTATACATTTAGAAATTGGACTGTTGGTGATAGAAGCATGTTTGCCTCCTGTAGACATGCTTGAATGACAAAACAAGACGTTTTTCCTGGTTGACTTCATACCTGAAGGCTAATAGTGCTGTTAAATTTTAGTTACTTGTCCTGAGGGTTCATGTTAAAAGGCCACATGGCAACTAACAAGTTGCAAGAAAACAAATGTAAGGACAAGACAAACTAAtgatcagaaaacaggtgacctaAATTCCAAATAATTCACCACAACAACAAATCTGCTCAAAGGCTTTAAGTAGGGCTGTGTCCAGCAAAGATGCTAAAGATGCACCAACACACTCAATACATGCATACAGCAATGCTCCTGTAGTTTCCCAAGGCAGACATggtgatcataaaaaaaaaataaaaaaaaaaaagacagcaggaTGAAGAGCATAATAAGAAaaaatcatgcaaaaaaaaaaaagggactacTGATTCCTAAACATCGTTTTCATCTCCGAATTCAACAGGAACGTAAGTGCGAAGACGCCAACGGACGGAGATGAGACGAACGAGAAAGAATGGAATGACAGCAAGAGAGGAAAGAACGCGGATGGAGGACGGGCGGTCAGTTTTTCCAGTCCTTCACGATGATGAGGCTCCACTCCCAGAACAGATGCTCGTGCTTGTCGTCGTCGGTGAACTTGGACTTGATGTTGTACGTTCCGCGGGTCATCATGCCTTTGGGCGCCTCCTCCACCGTGGTGAAGAACTCGTGCTCCTCCGCTCTGGGCCCATAGCTGCCCACCATGTACTCCGTCTTGTCAACTGGAACCCAAGAATGGAGATTACAACAGATTGGCAGCTCCACATCTTAAACGAGGTGGTCTTACCCTTTATTCCTTTCCGGAATGACTGCTGAATGTACTTCAAACCCGACACGATCTCCCTGTTAACCTGCAGAGATGTCATAGCTCAGCGCACagaacggacggatggacgggcGGGCGTCGTATGGCTCCACGCTCTCACCTTGAAGTTGATCTGGATTTTGTAATCCACGCCCTCCTTCAACACAAACGGGTTCTTCTTGAAGTTCTCCAGATCTCCTGGCAGACACAGATGATCCCATACAGATGTGGTACTGCTCCGGGTGATGTAcggtttcatatttttttcttatttggcctttttgtcatttatttctgAAATTGCGACATGAGTTGCTGGTCTCTTCAACTGATGGTTCACAACTTTTATTAACCTTCTTTTTGTGTGAACACACCATAAGAGTGacaatacaaataaacacaattccATTAAGAACTCAAACGGTGTGTTTTGTGTATCCTTTTTACCTTATTTAAACCATAAGTGCCTTAAATTATTATGTTTTACAgccttaattttttaaaatacaattgacGTTGTATAGAAGCATTCAACCATACTCTTTGCTCCTGTAAAtaccttaaaacaaaaataaaccataGAGAAAACACAAATTCTTGGTAAATAAAACAGGATATTGAGCCATAGCATTGTTAAATATTTATCAAGGCGCGTTAGCACACTCTAGTGGATGAAAACGGTAATGTTTTACTATGCAGTAAATCACGCGAACAACGTGAAATATAGCATCATTAGTTAAACAATAAACATGACTAATACGAACCTCACTCCCTTTCTCAACCAGGTACTAAAGAATCGTTCGGTGATTCATTAACTTGAGTTTTAGCCGCTTTTCTCTAGCGCGTGCACTCTTCTCTGACCTTGGAAGACTGCGCACTATACGTCGGTTACATACGTCACTTCCTACCGCTTTATGATACCTTTTCTCGtttccttcaaaataaaagcattagctatattataactacaatgaaacaaagcAATCCTGCAATACATGAatgcaatgacaaaaataatagcAGGGTCATTTACAGTCAGCGCCATCAAGCGGTAGATTAGTCCCCACTGAGAAAGTTGTAGTAAAGATGCTGACCACCAGATGGCCTTCTGCATTCCACTGTTTGGCATAAACCATCATCAGATTTGTCCCGATTAACACTGAAGGGCCTCAATCCACATTTGTGCACAAAAGATGAGCTGGTGGCTCCGAATGCATGTAAATAATCCATTTGAGCACTTTGGTGTAGACAAAAATATTATCTTCATAAAATGATCTGATCTGAAAGACACACTCACCTTGCAGATCAAGTACCAAAGGGTTTGGCGCCGCGTCACATACCAGAGTCATCCGCGTCACCTGGATGTTTGGGGTGTTGGGATCTATGACGGAGAGGCACAAGAAAGCAATCATACAGTACCACACCTACATTTGATTgctttagaaacttttattGACATTAAACACATGAAGGTTCATTTCAACATACATTTCGATTCATTTTCGTATAATACCTCATTCTAAGTTggtaaatttgggattttttttgttcgcTGTAAGCTAAACATTTCAGAATCAAACTAATTCCCGTTTTCCATGATACTCTAATTTActgctgtgattttttttcagcactTTATGACAAATTCAACCTTCACAGACAGAAAATTAGTAGGGAACCGTTCAATCCAATTGTGCACGCCACAAAccaaaatttaatttattttatttatttacaagttgAACTTCAAGTCAAAAAttgttatttacaataatatgttctatggggccccactagtctaaacactgtattctgattaatattgtgcatgtgaaatatgaattaagcagaaaaggacacctattttttatttttttatttttttttattttttaaagggatacttgactcattgagccattttcaggagtacattttttaaaatatattttatccaGAATGAATCTGATAACTTAATTACTTTTCAGGTACAATTAACTCTTTGCAACCTGcggacgaactagttcgtcatgtgacacccggtgGGCGTCACCCGCAGACGAGAAAGTTcgtcaaatctgtttttttttaatgaatgggtggatgagactcttgggcaGTTTCCCCTATGAGTATTaagcccgtgaagcactgtagtgacgaactgtgccctcttgatggcagtgatggtctctttacacgagaaggatgtgatttcctagtagaggcggagtgttgtggagtggtgggggccggtggctggggtagaaaagacgagtgctaacggcggctaaccggaggccgctaaaaacaaaagctcacgctTTTGAGCAGAGCGTTTGTCACGATCGGTCAAGAGATGACGAATAGAAAGATCAAGGAGCCGGATTCTGCATAAGAGAGTGTGAAAAGCGACAAAAACATCACGGGCGCCCACTTCAAAAGCCACCGCCTCCGGCGTTCTCTGAGACACGGAGTGAAAGTTTGCATCGTCGTATCTCTGACCAGTCCACGTCATCTGACAAGGAATCCGTGACGAATTTGGCGAACTCGAGCCGCCTTCACCATTTGAACAGATCAATTCAAGTGTGGCAAAGGTAGCAGCAGCAGAGATTTATCCCCGAAAGCTCCTGGAACCCCTGGAGGTAAGCTAACGTTTAGCATTCTGTAAATcgagtgatcacaattgtacgagttcagtatattgaatgtgacggggatgaaatgacttggatggatgagaatattcacagacatgcttctgtatactgtatgtgcaatgtctgtaacctcgtactaactaacgcatgttgcacaacattcgattacagttggggcagcgtacacaaatggccccttcgcagtcacacgcagtgcgaccgagaggtaaaaaaaaataatcacaataccttgcaacaataacaaaaattacatcttgatcacagtattttcgtaatttacagaagcagctactacactggcagaggcacaagcgtgtgaacatcttgcagtgtccccctgaacgcagaagaaagcttcacacgcgatcacacaaaagacactattgggtttcaaaacaaaacccgtgcacccattcatgcatgcatattttgtaaataacccaaaatttgtaaatagtttatcaaatgtgaaaatggagctgttatttccctgtctagtacgtaaatagcgcacacgcacgagcacgcacgcacacgcccacacacatgcacaaacattcctgtaaataatcaacattttgtaaatagtttgtgaaatgtgaaaatattgctgtttacacacgctatcagatatggaaataaatccttattttgctattaaaaacacattttcatttttttgttcatgttttatggaaggcaaggactgttgagatatttgagatgtcactaaaccaaaatttattactgtaaaagtcactgttttgcagaaaatgcatcatttcacaaaaagcttcatttctccttattttgcccgagattcttgaattatgtcaaatcaagccattttcaaatgatgattactaaagaacagaataaggtagaatcatacttttttttttctaatgaaagaggagaccccaatctttcaaacgacacccaccatgtctatttagtcatagcacataatattctaataagcattgaaaatgggtgaaaatacgcgaaatctggtgggattctggagttaccttgtcagaaaatgcgtgggaTTGAAAGAGTTAATAGCTTTACAACtagttttgccacttgctttcgactgaaggtcagatcacctgtgttgaggatgTAGGTGATGGCCAATCATGACTcactttgctgaccaaacccagaaaacaagtgtgccgtgattggttgtgaccaggtgatgtcatcttcagtcgccaGCTTGTGGAAATGTTTAGACTAATGTGGGCTCCAGAATATATTGATGAGAACTTTTTTGACTTGCCATcccccttaactcatttgttcccaaaaacgtataaatacgttctattttaaataatgccatgctcccaaaaaagtacttattcgtttgtttttttctttcccttagATGCAGCctttgacctgaagaggtcgttaaagcaatggtagtattacaaaaatgggccagcaggtggcagcagattatAAGAGATcgaccagggctatgttgcaacaagctcttttcctcagtgttttaaacagatttttgaataatgatgagaCTTCTAATACTAATCGCtacaaatggaaacagatagaaatatacttttttttcctgattaaagaagagactctaatctttcttttggtaggttccatctttttatagcaatagaagacaatattctgcgagtcatgcaaaatcagtcaaaatccagtaaaacagccgtgagcgaaggggattgctttggtgaaaatggctgcgagtgaatgagttacgtGCCGTTGTTGACGTGTCAATTGTGTTCTCTCACCTGCACTGAAAGAGGTTTTGCCCAGTAAGGCCTCCTTGTACTTGCGCAGGCTCTCGTCTTCCTGGTCCAGATCCTGGATCTCCTTTAAGCTCTTGGGTGCCGGGGCTTTGTAGTTGACCGCGCAGTCCGTCTCCTCGTTGGCTGCGGCGAGCGCGGCCAACTGTTCGGTTGTGGGTTCCGACTCTGCCATGGTGTCCTGATCTAAGTGGCAAGGaacaaataaaagaatgaagagataaataaaaactgagaACAGAAGGCTGCATGGCACAAAATCTTTGTTTttgctgttgacttttttttttgaacggtgGGTCTCAACCTGAGGTCCCTGGAGCCTTTGGGGGTCCACAAGCAGAATCTTGAAATAATTTGTTAGAGAAGCTTTGTTGTATCATTTTGGTGCGTTTGCTTATAACCCCGATTTAAAGAGACACGTCTTTCCCTGCAACACAGACGTTCCTCAATATGATTTGCATTCAACAGTATTGAAGGCCGACATGCTTCAGAGGCTTCTTAACTCACACTCGGGGGCTATCATTGGCCAGCTGCACCAGTCACTGCTCATTAGAAGCACGCACACAGACTGTGAGCACAGCTCACCAGAGCAGAACAAAGGGCTGCTAGGACGGGGATTGCCACACAGCAAAATTGCCTTGATTCATGACTGGTTGAAAATGATGCCAAATTGAAATCTATTTCAAATGGCCGGAAATCCAACGCTGAAAAGAAAGCAAAGTCAGGATACTGTAGCCCCGTTTGCTCTGTTCCAGTCAGTTGATGGGTTGGCAAGCTTGGTCTATTtcggttccttttttttttcatggtgaaAATAAACACAAGCAAAACAGAATAACTCTGAGAAGCCTGCTCATAAACTCGGCGTGGGAAAAAACACAGGCATCTGGTGACAACATGAGGCGTACATATGCTGCTGTGCAGGGAAACCGTATCAACACTTTCCAGCAACCAACTCCAGCCTTCTCAAACTCCGTCAGTCTGGTTCTTGTCTTGCCATCACCACAGTAGCACAGTTTATCCACCTGTCTGCTATGATTCCAACAACAAGAGAGGATAAgtaacatccatccataaaCGTGTTCTAGCTCAAACTGAACtgtagcatatatatatatatatatatatatatatatatatatatatatacacactaggggtgtgaattgcctagtacctgacgattcgattcgtatcacgattcacaggtcacgattcgattcgataccgattaatcccgatacgaatggtcacgattcgataccgattaatcccgatacgaatttataagtcgattgttgcgatttttttccattcaaatttagaaaatactatcagtaagattgtagagtgtaagatttatatgaaaatgtattatttatttatcttaaatttcagtcttatagaggttgtaatctgtttcatgtttgaacagcattaaaataaaaatattaaggcttaatgtgccgtttatataacattcttccatgctcaaggtgtgaatcctaaaaaaacaaaaaaaacaaaaaaaaaaaccaaaatcgattctgccgattattgaatcgattcgagaatcgcgcgatgtagtatcgcgatatatcgccgaatcgatttttttaacacccctaatatacacacatacatatatatatatatatacacatacacacatatatatatacatacacacatatatatatacatatatatacacacacacatatatatatatatacacacacacatatatatatatacacacacacatatatatatatacacacacacatatatatatatacacacacatatatatatacacatatacatatatatatatatatatatatatatatatatatatatatatatacacatatacatatatatatatatatatatatattaggggtgttaaaaaaaaatcaattcggcgatatatcgtgatactacatcgcgcgattttttttttttttaggattcacaccttgagcatggaagaatgttatatgaacggaacattaagcctcaatattttattttaatgctgttcaaatatgaaacagattacaaccgctataagactgaaatttcagataaataaataatacattttcatataattactgattagtattttctaaatttgaatgaaaaaaaaacgcaa encodes:
- the arhgdia gene encoding rho GDP-dissociation inhibitor 1 isoform X1, with amino-acid sequence MSFRPLAGILTFFSPLSLVLFTSLEPLSPACAKACPVLQCLNDQDTMAESEPTTEQLAALAAANEETDCAVNYKAPAPKSLKEIQDLDQEDESLRKYKEALLGKTSFSADPNTPNIQVTRMTLVCDAAPNPLVLDLQGDLENFKKNPFVLKEGVDYKIQINFKVNREIVSGLKYIQQSFRKGIKVDKTEYMVGSYGPRAEEHEFFTTVEEAPKGMMTRGTYNIKSKFTDDDKHEHLFWEWSLIIVKDWKN
- the arhgdia gene encoding rho GDP-dissociation inhibitor 1 isoform X2; this translates as MIQQSFSNKLFQDSACGPPKAPGTSDQDTMAESEPTTEQLAALAAANEETDCAVNYKAPAPKSLKEIQDLDQEDESLRKYKEALLGKTSFSADPNTPNIQVTRMTLVCDAAPNPLVLDLQGDLENFKKNPFVLKEGVDYKIQINFKVNREIVSGLKYIQQSFRKGIKVDKTEYMVGSYGPRAEEHEFFTTVEEAPKGMMTRGTYNIKSKFTDDDKHEHLFWEWSLIIVKDWKN